One stretch of Pseudomonas fluorescens Q2-87 DNA includes these proteins:
- a CDS encoding MOSC domain-containing protein encodes MLRLSALYRYPLKSGKGQSLQGIGLDKLGLDGDRRWMLVDEGTGRFLTQRAVAKMSQLSALWNEAGGLTLSAPGHGTLDVPLPPSLEEQLRGVIIWRDTLRVPDAGDEAAAWVSEFIGNPTRLVHVPVELARTTAVGYGKDDDKVAFADGFPLLLIGQASLHDLSNRVGRPLEMLRFRPNLVIEGSEAFAEDGWKRIRIGEVEFRLVKPCSRCIMTTVDPQTGERDPNREPFATLQHYRSTPDGAMFGQNLVNDSNGRLEVGMAVEVLE; translated from the coding sequence ATGTTGCGGTTGAGCGCGCTGTATCGGTATCCGTTGAAGTCCGGCAAGGGCCAGTCCCTGCAAGGGATTGGCCTGGACAAGCTGGGGCTGGACGGTGACCGGCGCTGGATGCTGGTGGATGAAGGCACCGGTCGTTTCCTGACCCAGCGCGCCGTGGCGAAAATGAGCCAGCTCTCAGCCTTGTGGAACGAGGCGGGCGGGTTGACGCTCAGCGCGCCGGGCCACGGCACCCTTGACGTGCCGCTGCCTCCCAGCCTCGAGGAGCAACTGCGCGGCGTGATCATTTGGCGCGACACCTTGCGTGTGCCGGATGCCGGTGATGAGGCGGCGGCCTGGGTCAGCGAATTCATCGGCAATCCGACTCGGCTGGTGCATGTGCCGGTGGAATTGGCGCGCACCACCGCAGTCGGGTATGGCAAGGACGACGACAAGGTCGCTTTCGCGGACGGCTTCCCTTTGCTGCTGATTGGCCAGGCTTCTTTGCACGACCTGTCGAATCGGGTCGGTCGCCCGCTGGAAATGCTGCGCTTTCGGCCCAACCTGGTAATCGAGGGCAGCGAGGCGTTCGCCGAAGACGGCTGGAAGCGCATTCGCATCGGCGAGGTGGAGTTCCGGCTGGTCAAGCCATGCTCGCGCTGCATCATGACCACGGTCGATCCTCAAACCGGCGAACGCGATCCGAATCGCGAACCCTTCGCCACGTTGCAGCACTACCGTTCGACACCGGACGGGGCGATGTTCGGCCAGAACCTGGTCAACGACAGCAACGGTCGGCTGGAAGTCGGCATGGCGGTCGAAGTGCTCGAATAA
- a CDS encoding chemotaxis protein CheV, with the protein MAGILDTVDQRTQLVGENRLEILMFRLAGRQLFAINVFKVQEVLQLPKLTLMPQRHPFVCGVVNLRGQTLPVIDLSQAIGMRPLVPGPNSTIIVTEYNRSVQAFLVGGVDRIVNMNWEAILPPPTSAGREHYLTAISKVDDQLVEIIDVEKVLAEIVPYNAKVSRDKLEDPVLERARGREVLLVDDSNVALSQLRDTLGQLGVKMHIASDGLKALNMLKAWADTGEVMTDKLLMIFTDAEMPEMDGYRLTTEIRNDPRLRGLYVVLHTSLSGSFNDSMVKKVGCDNFLSKFQPDKLVDVVRQRLMLD; encoded by the coding sequence ATGGCCGGCATTCTCGACACAGTAGATCAACGAACCCAATTGGTGGGTGAGAATCGCCTGGAAATTCTCATGTTCCGCCTGGCGGGTCGGCAATTGTTTGCCATCAACGTGTTCAAGGTCCAGGAAGTGTTGCAACTGCCCAAGTTGACGCTGATGCCCCAGCGCCACCCGTTCGTCTGCGGCGTGGTCAATTTGCGGGGCCAGACGTTGCCGGTGATTGACTTGTCCCAGGCCATCGGCATGCGTCCGCTGGTGCCGGGCCCCAACAGCACCATCATCGTCACTGAATACAACCGCTCGGTCCAGGCGTTCCTGGTGGGCGGCGTCGACCGTATCGTCAACATGAACTGGGAAGCCATCCTGCCACCGCCGACCAGCGCTGGCCGCGAGCATTACCTGACGGCGATCAGCAAAGTGGACGATCAGTTGGTGGAAATCATCGACGTGGAGAAAGTCCTTGCCGAAATTGTGCCGTACAACGCCAAGGTCTCGCGGGACAAACTCGAAGACCCGGTGCTGGAGCGCGCCCGCGGTCGCGAAGTGCTGCTGGTGGACGATTCCAACGTCGCGCTCTCGCAACTGCGCGACACCTTGGGTCAGTTGGGCGTGAAAATGCACATCGCCAGCGATGGCCTGAAAGCCCTGAACATGCTCAAGGCCTGGGCCGATACCGGCGAGGTCATGACTGACAAATTGCTGATGATCTTCACCGACGCGGAAATGCCGGAAATGGACGGCTACCGCCTGACCACCGAAATCCGCAACGATCCGCGTCTGCGCGGGCTCTACGTGGTGCTGCACACCTCTCTGTCCGGCAGCTTCAACGATTCGATGGTCAAGAAGGTCGGTTGCGACAACTTCCTCTCCAAATTCCAGCCGGACAAGCTGGTCGACGTGGTTCGCCAACGGCTGATGCTCGACTGA
- a CDS encoding sensor histidine kinase, with translation MHASLKSFLTWPPSRENARRFTLLLCICSAVGCLLSYLFAHTVPLSLLVVNVAAMTCVWIHHRLSRKSIKFQPQELADRLLEVQENERHRLSRELHDDIGQLLTAAKLQSEWLKRRMPEELQGQCTILCQTLDETLDKVRDVSAILNPRQLASLGLEASLRAHLLKTLANAPVNWSLDCQQRMTGIPEQISMAVFRITQEAVTNILRHAQATNLLVCLQRQPDGLTLLISDDGQGFVPASHPAREGQRGMAGMSERVEQLGGTLKVVSETGKGTHIEARFPWAPRSLERASKNKVLH, from the coding sequence ATGCACGCCAGCCTCAAGTCTTTCCTCACCTGGCCTCCCTCCCGAGAAAATGCCCGTCGTTTCACATTGCTGTTGTGCATCTGCTCGGCAGTCGGCTGCCTGCTGAGTTACTTGTTCGCCCATACGGTGCCATTGAGCCTGCTGGTCGTGAATGTCGCAGCCATGACCTGTGTCTGGATCCACCACCGTTTGTCGCGCAAGTCCATCAAGTTCCAGCCCCAGGAACTGGCCGACCGGCTGCTGGAAGTCCAGGAAAACGAGCGCCATCGCCTCAGCCGGGAATTGCACGACGACATTGGCCAATTGCTGACGGCGGCGAAACTGCAAAGCGAATGGCTCAAGCGCCGGATGCCCGAGGAGTTGCAGGGCCAATGCACGATTCTTTGCCAGACCCTGGATGAAACCCTCGACAAGGTCCGCGACGTCTCGGCAATCCTCAACCCCAGGCAACTGGCCAGCTTGGGCCTTGAAGCCAGCCTGCGGGCGCACCTGCTAAAAACCCTGGCCAACGCCCCGGTGAACTGGAGCCTCGATTGCCAGCAGCGCATGACGGGCATTCCTGAGCAAATATCGATGGCGGTCTTCCGAATTACCCAGGAAGCGGTCACCAACATTTTGCGCCATGCCCAGGCGACAAACCTGCTGGTGTGCCTGCAACGCCAACCCGATGGCCTGACCCTGCTGATCAGCGACGATGGCCAGGGGTTCGTACCGGCCAGCCATCCTGCCCGCGAAGGTCAACGCGGCATGGCCGGCATGTCCGAGCGCGTCGAACAGCTGGGCGGCACCCTCAAGGTCGTCAGCGAAACCGGCAAGGGCACCCACATCGAAGCACGCTTCCCCTGGGCCCCTCGTTCCCTGGAACGAGCCAGCAAGAATAAGGTTCTCCATTGA
- a CDS encoding response regulator — protein MICNLLLVDDHSLIRAGVRALVMDIPGYAVIGEANDGTQLVEIVERLAPDIVLLDISMKDTSGLDALQQLKRVRPHSKVLILSMHTDPALIMQALEYGAHGYLLKDTTPNELKHALEALRNNERYLSPAIAHTVINQALTRVQKHQPDPSQTHNLTARQLEILRLIVRGKSTREIANGLSLSIKTVETHRAQIMKRLQIHDVAGLVLFAVREQIISLDD, from the coding sequence TTGATTTGTAATTTGCTTCTGGTCGACGACCATTCCCTGATCAGGGCCGGCGTCCGCGCCCTCGTCATGGATATCCCCGGCTATGCCGTCATCGGCGAAGCCAATGACGGCACGCAATTGGTGGAGATAGTGGAACGGCTCGCACCCGATATCGTGCTGCTGGACATTTCCATGAAGGACACCAGCGGCCTGGATGCCTTGCAGCAACTCAAGCGCGTGCGTCCCCACAGCAAAGTATTGATCCTGTCCATGCACACGGATCCCGCGTTGATCATGCAGGCGCTGGAGTACGGAGCCCATGGCTACCTGCTCAAGGACACCACCCCCAACGAGCTGAAACACGCCCTGGAAGCGCTGCGCAACAACGAACGCTACCTGAGCCCCGCCATCGCCCACACTGTGATCAACCAAGCCCTGACCCGCGTTCAGAAACATCAGCCCGATCCTTCCCAGACCCATAATCTGACGGCGCGCCAACTGGAGATCCTGCGGCTGATCGTGCGCGGCAAGTCCACCCGGGAAATCGCCAACGGCCTGAGCCTGAGCATCAAGACCGTGGAAACCCACCGGGCACAAATCATGAAGCGCTTGCAGATCCATGATGTGGCCGGCCTCGTGCTGTTCGCCGTGCGCGAACAGATCATCAGCCTGGACGATTGA
- the yegS gene encoding lipid kinase YegS, which yields MSKGKALLILHGKQALNEEVRAAVMLKRKQGWDLAVRLTWEAGDAQRCVNEALDAGHTHLIAGGGDGTLRDIAEAIVQQSGGASLVLLPLGTANDFARAAGVPLEPEQALDLLDVAPQPIDVGEVGGRIFLNMATGGFGSQVTANTSEDLKKVLGGAAYLFTGLSRFSELSAAYGELQGPGFHWQGDLLALGIGNGQQAGGGHVLCPEAVADDGLLDVSILPAPQEVVSTLKDLLAGGLGIDNMFVRARLPWIEIKVAQGLDINLDGEPLQVDTLRFTVRPKALRVHLPAGSPLLGSSAALNRPG from the coding sequence ATGAGCAAAGGCAAGGCGCTGTTGATTTTGCATGGCAAGCAAGCGCTCAACGAAGAGGTTCGCGCAGCGGTAATGCTCAAGCGCAAGCAGGGTTGGGACCTGGCGGTACGGTTGACCTGGGAAGCCGGTGACGCCCAGCGATGCGTTAACGAGGCCCTCGATGCCGGTCATACGCATCTGATCGCCGGCGGCGGCGACGGGACCTTGCGTGATATCGCCGAAGCGATTGTCCAGCAGTCCGGTGGCGCCAGCCTCGTCCTGCTGCCGCTGGGCACTGCCAATGATTTTGCCCGGGCGGCCGGCGTCCCGCTGGAACCGGAACAGGCCCTGGATTTACTGGACGTCGCGCCGCAGCCCATCGACGTGGGCGAAGTTGGCGGTCGGATCTTCCTGAACATGGCCACGGGTGGCTTCGGCAGCCAAGTGACCGCGAACACGTCGGAAGACCTGAAAAAAGTCTTGGGAGGCGCCGCCTACCTGTTCACCGGTTTGTCACGGTTCAGCGAGCTGAGCGCCGCCTATGGCGAACTGCAGGGCCCGGGTTTTCACTGGCAGGGCGATTTGCTGGCGCTGGGCATTGGCAATGGCCAGCAAGCGGGGGGCGGCCATGTACTGTGCCCGGAAGCGGTAGCCGATGATGGGCTGCTCGACGTCAGCATTTTGCCGGCGCCCCAGGAAGTGGTCAGTACGTTGAAGGATCTGCTGGCGGGCGGGCTGGGCATCGACAATATGTTTGTCCGGGCCCGCTTGCCCTGGATAGAAATCAAGGTCGCGCAAGGCCTGGACATCAATCTGGATGGCGAGCCGTTGCAGGTCGACACCTTGCGTTTCACGGTACGCCCGAAGGCTTTGCGTGTGCACCTGCCAGCCGGTTCGCCTCTGTTGGGGAGCTCGGCGGCGCTCAATCGTCCAGGCTGA
- a CDS encoding molybdopterin molybdotransferase MoeA encodes MAVEVALERLLEMANATPILQRERLPLALAQGRVLAEDLVSTLDLPPWPNSAMDGYALRLADWKGEPLAVSQRIFAGQAPEPLALGTCARIFTGAPVPDGADCVEMQENAVVDSDERVRFTEPMRSGQNIRPQGQETTVGEQVLAAGTRLGPIELGLAASLGCASVEVVRKVRVAVLSTGDELVEPGQALGPGQIYNSNRVVLCGWLQGMGCEVVDAGILPDDLPATRARLAQLSEVDLILSTGGVSVGEADFLGIALREDGELALWKLAIKPGKPLTFGHYRGVPVIGLPGNPASTLVTFALLARPYLLRRQGVQSVAPLTFKVPAGFAWPKAGSRREYLRGRMENGRAIIYCNQSSGVLRSAAWADGLVEVLEERTLMEGDEVGFIPLSELLG; translated from the coding sequence ATGGCCGTCGAGGTTGCGTTGGAGCGATTGCTGGAGATGGCGAACGCCACGCCGATCCTGCAGCGCGAGCGCTTGCCGTTGGCCTTGGCACAGGGGCGGGTGCTTGCCGAGGATCTGGTATCGACCCTGGACCTGCCCCCCTGGCCCAACAGTGCCATGGACGGTTATGCCTTGCGACTGGCAGACTGGAAGGGCGAGCCGTTGGCGGTCAGTCAGCGGATTTTCGCCGGACAGGCCCCGGAGCCGCTGGCCCTCGGTACCTGTGCGCGGATCTTCACTGGGGCCCCGGTTCCAGACGGCGCCGACTGTGTCGAGATGCAGGAAAACGCCGTGGTCGATAGCGACGAGCGGGTAAGGTTTACCGAGCCGATGCGCAGTGGGCAAAACATTCGTCCGCAAGGACAGGAAACGACCGTGGGTGAGCAAGTTCTCGCTGCCGGTACGCGCCTGGGGCCGATCGAGCTGGGGCTGGCGGCATCCCTGGGTTGTGCATCGGTGGAGGTGGTGCGCAAGGTCCGTGTCGCGGTCCTGTCCACCGGTGATGAGCTGGTCGAGCCCGGGCAGGCACTGGGCCCCGGCCAGATCTACAACAGCAACCGCGTGGTGCTGTGTGGCTGGCTGCAAGGCATGGGCTGCGAGGTGGTTGATGCGGGCATCCTGCCTGACGATTTGCCGGCTACCCGCGCACGCCTGGCGCAACTGTCGGAGGTCGACCTGATCCTGTCCACTGGCGGGGTATCGGTGGGAGAGGCGGACTTTCTCGGCATAGCCCTGCGCGAGGACGGTGAGCTGGCGCTGTGGAAACTCGCTATCAAGCCTGGCAAGCCGCTGACGTTCGGGCATTACCGAGGCGTGCCGGTGATAGGCCTGCCTGGAAACCCGGCTTCGACCCTGGTGACCTTCGCGCTGCTGGCAAGGCCTTACCTGCTGAGACGTCAGGGCGTTCAGTCGGTGGCGCCGCTCACGTTCAAGGTGCCGGCCGGTTTCGCCTGGCCGAAGGCGGGCAGTCGGCGGGAATACCTGCGAGGCCGTATGGAAAACGGTCGAGCGATCATCTACTGCAATCAAAGCTCCGGTGTGCTGCGCAGCGCGGCCTGGGCCGACGGCTTGGTCGAAGTACTCGAAGAGCGGACGCTGATGGAGGGCGATGAAGTAGGCTTCATTCCCTTGAGCGAGCTCCTGGGCTAG
- the moaB gene encoding molybdenum cofactor biosynthesis protein B, with the protein MKAKADVPFVPLNIAVLTVSDTRTLETDTSGQVFVDRLTAAGHNLAERVLLKDDLYKIRAQVATWIAEDVVQVVLITGGTGFTGRDSTPEAVTCLLDKQVDGFGELFRQISVADIGTSTVQSRALAGLANGTLVCCLPGSTNAVRTGWDGILAEQLDVRHRPCNFVAHLKQAAPCESRG; encoded by the coding sequence ATGAAAGCCAAGGCTGATGTACCTTTCGTGCCGCTCAATATCGCGGTGCTGACAGTCAGTGATACCCGTACGCTGGAAACCGACACCTCGGGGCAGGTCTTCGTCGATCGGCTCACGGCGGCCGGCCACAACCTGGCAGAGCGGGTCCTGCTCAAGGATGATTTGTACAAGATCCGGGCGCAAGTCGCGACCTGGATTGCCGAGGACGTCGTGCAAGTGGTGCTGATCACCGGTGGCACCGGTTTCACCGGGCGTGACAGCACGCCGGAAGCCGTCACGTGCCTGCTGGACAAGCAGGTGGATGGCTTTGGCGAACTGTTCCGGCAGATTTCGGTGGCAGACATCGGTACTTCCACCGTGCAGTCCCGGGCGCTGGCGGGCCTGGCCAATGGCACGCTGGTGTGCTGCCTGCCAGGGTCGACCAACGCGGTGCGTACCGGGTGGGACGGGATCCTGGCCGAGCAGTTGGACGTGCGCCACCGTCCCTGTAATTTCGTGGCTCATTTGAAACAGGCTGCACCTTGTGAATCCCGTGGGTAA
- the mobA gene encoding molybdenum cofactor guanylyltransferase MobA, translating to MSPNTPLSPCSILLLAGGRGQRMGGQDKGLVEWQGEPLIAHLHRKTRAMSDDLIISCNRNRERYALYADQLVHDDEGDFPGPLAGIRAGLKTARHPYLLVLPCDVPQIDASLLDSMRITASQHPYTPLMVRQGEHWEPLLCVIPVTLAATFEQAWNEGERSPGRIMRTLRAVALQCPADDPRLANLNTPQLLAQHKGVSD from the coding sequence ATGAGCCCGAACACACCCCTGTCGCCCTGCTCCATCCTGCTCCTGGCGGGCGGGCGCGGGCAACGCATGGGCGGCCAGGACAAAGGCCTGGTGGAGTGGCAAGGCGAACCGCTGATCGCGCATTTGCATCGCAAGACCCGGGCCATGAGCGATGACTTGATTATTTCCTGCAACCGTAACCGGGAACGCTACGCGTTGTACGCCGATCAGTTGGTGCATGACGATGAGGGAGATTTTCCCGGGCCATTGGCAGGCATTCGGGCGGGCCTGAAGACTGCCCGGCATCCGTATCTGCTGGTGCTGCCGTGCGATGTACCGCAAATCGACGCAAGCCTGCTCGACAGCATGCGCATAACGGCCAGCCAACACCCGTATACACCGCTGATGGTGCGACAAGGCGAGCATTGGGAGCCTCTGCTGTGCGTCATTCCTGTAACCCTGGCCGCGACCTTCGAACAGGCTTGGAACGAAGGCGAACGCAGCCCCGGCCGTATCATGCGCACCCTTCGTGCCGTTGCGCTGCAATGCCCTGCCGACGATCCGCGGCTGGCAAATCTGAATACGCCGCAATTGCTGGCGCAGCATAAAGGCGTGTCAGATTGA
- a CDS encoding YgdI/YgdR family lipoprotein: MTQRTLATFMLALGLATLAGCASPTVITLNDGREIQAVDTPKYDEESGFYEFEQLDGKQTRVNKDQVRTVKDL, encoded by the coding sequence ATGACTCAACGGACCCTCGCCACTTTCATGCTCGCTCTGGGCCTCGCCACTCTCGCCGGGTGCGCATCGCCTACAGTGATTACCTTGAATGACGGTCGCGAAATCCAGGCCGTCGACACCCCCAAGTACGACGAAGAAAGCGGCTTCTACGAATTCGAACAGCTGGATGGCAAGCAGACCCGCGTGAACAAGGATCAGGTTCGTACTGTTAAGGATTTGTAA
- a CDS encoding pseudouridine synthase: MSGSSFSAAHHQASTLYLPPGSWPTVLECLCEHFSAISREQWLDRIARGRVLDGEGRAIRADLPYREGLRIHYFREVPDEKPIPVVESILYADEHLVVADKPHFLPVTPAGEYVEQTLLRRLIRRLDNPHLVPLHRIDRHTAGLVLFSANPHTRSAYQSLFPTRQIEKRYQAIARALPGLTFPRVHRSRMIDGEPFFRMQEGPGEPNTETAIEVLERNGGLWRYGLYPVTGKKHQLRVHMSALGAGICNDPFYPDVLRDVEDDYANPLKLLAQGLRFVDPVSGEERVFESSIVLQW, from the coding sequence ATGTCAGGTTCATCGTTTTCCGCCGCTCACCATCAGGCCAGCACTTTGTATTTGCCGCCCGGCTCATGGCCGACGGTGCTGGAGTGCCTGTGCGAACATTTCAGCGCCATCAGCCGCGAGCAATGGCTGGACCGGATCGCCCGGGGCCGGGTTTTGGACGGAGAGGGCAGGGCCATTCGCGCCGACTTGCCTTACCGTGAAGGCCTGCGCATTCATTATTTCCGTGAAGTGCCCGACGAGAAGCCAATCCCGGTGGTGGAGTCGATCCTGTACGCGGACGAGCATCTGGTGGTGGCGGACAAACCACATTTCCTGCCGGTCACGCCGGCGGGCGAATATGTCGAGCAAACCTTGCTGCGACGCCTGATCCGTCGGCTGGACAATCCTCATCTGGTGCCTTTGCATCGTATCGACCGGCATACCGCCGGGCTGGTGTTGTTTTCGGCCAACCCCCACACCCGTTCGGCGTATCAATCGCTGTTCCCGACACGGCAGATCGAAAAGCGCTACCAGGCCATTGCCCGAGCGTTGCCTGGGTTGACCTTCCCCCGGGTGCATAGAAGCCGGATGATCGATGGTGAACCGTTCTTCCGAATGCAGGAAGGGCCGGGCGAGCCCAATACCGAAACGGCCATCGAAGTGCTGGAACGCAACGGTGGGCTGTGGCGTTATGGCTTGTACCCCGTCACGGGCAAGAAGCATCAGTTGCGGGTTCACATGAGCGCCCTTGGGGCTGGGATCTGCAATGATCCGTTTTATCCTGATGTGCTTCGGGACGTTGAGGATGACTATGCCAACCCATTGAAACTGCTGGCTCAGGGGTTGCGTTTTGTCGATCCGGTTTCGGGTGAAGAGCGCGTGTTCGAGAGCAGTATTGTGTTGCAGTGGTAG
- a CDS encoding glutaredoxin family protein, with protein sequence MLPECQLFGTLGCHLCEVAEAMLMPFVVEEHLLVELVDISENEAWVDDYALRIPVLRRLDTGAELEWPFETEQIANFLR encoded by the coding sequence ATGCTTCCTGAATGCCAGTTGTTCGGCACCCTGGGTTGTCATCTCTGCGAAGTCGCCGAAGCCATGCTGATGCCTTTCGTTGTTGAAGAACACTTACTGGTGGAACTGGTGGACATTTCAGAAAACGAAGCCTGGGTGGACGATTATGCGTTGCGTATCCCGGTGCTGCGCAGGCTGGATACCGGGGCCGAGCTGGAGTGGCCCTTCGAGACCGAACAGATCGCCAATTTCCTGCGTTGA
- a CDS encoding cation:proton antiporter, which yields MFANLLIILASSLVVIALFRRLRLPPVLGYLCVGLAVGPTALDWINDSEELPDLAELGVVFLLFSLGLEFSLSKMLELRRVVFGLGSLQVLCSAALLAALLALAGAPVVVALLLGAGLALSSTAIVSKELTSLGEIFSSHGQNAIGVLLFQDVVAVLLLTLVPVFAGSSEHPWYWALPVTLGKTLVMFGGLLLASRWVLPRLFHEVAASRSAELFVLLALVIVLLTAWLTHLLGLSPALGAFLAGMLLGESHYRHQIEADIRPFRDILLGLFFVSIGMLIDLQLFIADGLLILGLCLGLMLIKGCVVAALVKWRGSDGETAWRSGLALAQGGEFCFALMASMQQNRLMPAEISGLLLAATFCSMLLTPLLLRAAPRIAARLHRKPNEEAQLDQISALNAGLSGHVVICGYGRVGQSIGRFLRRENQAFVALDDDPVIIQEATVGEKCVHYGDSRRGDLLAAVGLSRARLLVIAVDKTDIAITVLKAARGVSTQVPILVRTRDDSQLAELQAAGATEVVPELLESSLMLASHALIMLGLPEQQVQHHVDQVRHDRYRLLHGFYPGNQDKEP from the coding sequence TTGTTTGCCAACCTGCTGATCATCCTCGCCTCGTCCCTGGTGGTCATCGCCCTGTTCAGGCGGCTACGCCTTCCCCCGGTGCTGGGCTACCTCTGCGTCGGGCTGGCGGTCGGACCGACCGCGCTGGACTGGATCAACGACAGTGAAGAACTGCCGGACCTGGCCGAACTCGGGGTGGTGTTCCTGCTGTTCTCGCTGGGGCTGGAATTTTCCCTGTCGAAGATGCTGGAGCTGCGCCGAGTGGTGTTCGGCCTCGGCAGCCTGCAGGTGTTGTGCTCCGCAGCGCTCCTGGCCGCGCTGCTGGCATTGGCCGGTGCCCCGGTAGTCGTCGCACTGTTGCTCGGCGCGGGACTGGCCTTGTCTTCCACCGCCATTGTCAGCAAGGAACTGACCAGCCTCGGAGAAATTTTCAGCAGCCATGGCCAGAACGCCATTGGCGTCCTGCTATTCCAGGATGTTGTCGCAGTGCTGCTGCTGACCCTCGTGCCGGTGTTCGCCGGCAGCAGCGAACACCCGTGGTATTGGGCACTGCCTGTGACCCTGGGCAAGACCCTGGTCATGTTCGGTGGCCTGCTGCTGGCCAGCCGCTGGGTATTGCCCCGACTGTTTCACGAGGTGGCCGCGTCCCGGTCCGCGGAACTGTTCGTACTGCTGGCCCTGGTGATTGTACTGCTGACGGCGTGGCTGACCCACCTGCTGGGATTGTCACCGGCATTGGGGGCTTTCCTGGCGGGCATGCTGCTTGGGGAAAGTCATTACCGACACCAGATCGAGGCCGATATACGCCCATTCCGCGACATCCTGCTCGGGCTGTTTTTCGTCAGTATCGGCATGCTCATCGACCTGCAACTGTTCATCGCCGATGGCCTGCTGATCCTCGGGCTTTGCCTCGGCCTGATGCTGATCAAGGGCTGCGTGGTCGCCGCCCTGGTCAAATGGCGCGGCAGCGATGGTGAAACGGCCTGGCGCAGCGGTCTGGCCCTGGCCCAAGGTGGCGAATTCTGTTTTGCGTTGATGGCATCAATGCAGCAGAACCGCCTCATGCCCGCCGAGATCAGCGGCCTGCTGCTGGCGGCAACGTTCTGCTCGATGCTGTTGACCCCACTGTTACTGCGCGCCGCGCCGCGCATTGCCGCCCGCCTGCATCGCAAGCCCAACGAAGAGGCGCAACTGGATCAGATCAGTGCACTCAATGCCGGCTTGTCGGGGCATGTGGTGATCTGCGGCTACGGGCGCGTCGGCCAGTCAATCGGCCGGTTCCTGCGCCGGGAAAACCAGGCGTTCGTCGCCCTGGACGACGACCCGGTCATTATTCAGGAGGCCACCGTCGGGGAAAAATGCGTGCATTACGGGGATTCGCGACGAGGCGACCTGCTCGCTGCCGTTGGCTTGAGCCGCGCCAGGCTGTTGGTGATCGCGGTGGACAAAACTGACATCGCCATCACCGTACTCAAGGCGGCCAGAGGGGTCAGCACGCAGGTGCCGATCCTGGTGCGCACCCGTGATGACAGCCAACTGGCCGAGTTGCAGGCTGCCGGAGCCACCGAAGTGGTTCCGGAGCTGCTGGAGTCGAGCCTGATGCTGGCTTCCCATGCCCTGATCATGCTCGGGCTGCCCGAACAGCAGGTCCAACATCACGTGGACCAGGTCCGTCACGATCGCTATCGCCTGCTGCACGGCTTTTATCCTGGCAACCAGGACAAGGAGCCTTGA